Proteins encoded within one genomic window of Papio anubis isolate 15944 chromosome X, Panubis1.0, whole genome shotgun sequence:
- the VSIG4 gene encoding V-set and immunoglobulin domain-containing protein 4 isoform X1 — protein MALAVMGILLGLLLLGHLTVDTYGRPILEVPESITGPWKGDVNIPCTYGPLQGYTQVLVKWLVQRGSDPVTIFLRDSSGDHIQQAKYQGRLHVNQKVPGDVSLQLSTLEMDDQSHYTCEITWQTPDGNQVVRDKITELRVRKLSVSKPTVTTGSGYGFTVPQGMRISLQCQARGSPPISYIWYKEQTNNQEPIKVATLSTLLFKPAMVADSGSYFCTAKGRVGSEQHSDIVKFVVKDSSKLLKTKTEAPTTMRHPLKATSTVKQSWDWTTDVDGYHGATSAGPGKSLPIFAIILIISLCCMVVFTMAYIMLCRKTSQQEHVYEAARVHAREANDSGDTMRVAIFASGCPSDEPASQNLGNNYSDEPCIGQEYQIIAQINGDYARLLDTVPLDYEFLATEGKTAC, from the exons GCCGTCCCATCCTGGAAGTGCCAGAGAGCATAACAGGACCTTGGAAAGGGGATGTGAATATTCCTTGCACCTATGGCCCCCTGCAAGGCTACACCCAAGTCTTGGTGAAGTGGCTGGTACAACGTGGCTCAGACCCTGTCACCATCTTCCTACGTGACTCTTCTGGAGACCATATCCAGCAGGCAAAGTACCAGGGCCGCCTGCATGTGAACCAAAAGGTTCCAGGAGATGTATCCCTCCAATTGAGCACCCTGGAGATGGATGACCAGAGCCACTACACGTGTGAAATCACCTGGCAGACTCCTGATGGCAACCAAGTAGTGAGAGATAAGATTACTGAGCTCCGTGTCCGGAAAC TCTCTGTCTCCAAGCCCACAGTGACAACTGGCAGCGGTTATGGCTTCACAGTGCCCCAGGGAATGAGGATTAGCCTTCAATGCCAGGCTCGGGGTTCTCCTCCCATCAGTTATATTTGGTATAAGGAACAGACTAATAACCAGGAACCCATCAAAGTAGCAACCTTAAGTACCTTACTTTTCAAGCCTGCGATGGTAGCTGACTCGGGCTCCTATTTCTGTACTGCCAAGGGCCGAGTTGGCTCTGAGCAGCACAGCGACATTGTGAAGTTTGTGGTCAAAG ACTCCTCAAAACTACTCAAGACCAAGACTGAGGCACCTACAACCATGAGACACCCCTTGAAAG CAACATCTACAGTGAAGCAATCCTGGGACTGGACCACTGACGTGGATGGCTACCATGGAGCAACCAGTGCTGGGCCAG GAAAGAGCCTGCCTATCTTtgccatcatcctcatcatctctTTGTGCTGTATGGTGGTTTTTACCATGGCCTATATCATGCTCTGTCGGAAGACATCCCAACAAG AGCATGTCTATGAAGCGGCCAG GGTACATGCCAGAGAGGCCAACGACTCTGGAGATACCATGAGGGTGGCCATCTTCGCAAGTGGCTGCCCCAGTGATGAACCAGCTTCTCAGAATCTGGGCAACAACTACTCTGATGAGCCCTGCATAGGACAGGAGTACCAGATCATCGCCCAGATCAATGGTGACTACGCCCGCCTACTGGACACAGTTCCTCTGGATTATGAGTTTCTGGCCACTGAGGGCAAGACTGCCTGTTAA
- the VSIG4 gene encoding V-set and immunoglobulin domain-containing protein 4 isoform X2: MALAVMGILLGLLLLGHLTVDTYGRPILEVPESITGPWKGDVNIPCTYGPLQGYTQVLVKWLVQRGSDPVTIFLRDSSGDHIQQAKYQGRLHVNQKVPGDVSLQLSTLEMDDQSHYTCEITWQTPDGNQVVRDKITELRVRKLSVSKPTVTTGSGYGFTVPQGMRISLQCQARGSPPISYIWYKEQTNNQEPIKVATLSTLLFKPAMVADSGSYFCTAKGRVGSEQHSDIVKFVVKDSSKLLKTKTEAPTTMRHPLKATSTVKQSWDWTTDVDGYHGATSAGPEHVYEAARVHAREANDSGDTMRVAIFASGCPSDEPASQNLGNNYSDEPCIGQEYQIIAQINGDYARLLDTVPLDYEFLATEGKTAC, translated from the exons GCCGTCCCATCCTGGAAGTGCCAGAGAGCATAACAGGACCTTGGAAAGGGGATGTGAATATTCCTTGCACCTATGGCCCCCTGCAAGGCTACACCCAAGTCTTGGTGAAGTGGCTGGTACAACGTGGCTCAGACCCTGTCACCATCTTCCTACGTGACTCTTCTGGAGACCATATCCAGCAGGCAAAGTACCAGGGCCGCCTGCATGTGAACCAAAAGGTTCCAGGAGATGTATCCCTCCAATTGAGCACCCTGGAGATGGATGACCAGAGCCACTACACGTGTGAAATCACCTGGCAGACTCCTGATGGCAACCAAGTAGTGAGAGATAAGATTACTGAGCTCCGTGTCCGGAAAC TCTCTGTCTCCAAGCCCACAGTGACAACTGGCAGCGGTTATGGCTTCACAGTGCCCCAGGGAATGAGGATTAGCCTTCAATGCCAGGCTCGGGGTTCTCCTCCCATCAGTTATATTTGGTATAAGGAACAGACTAATAACCAGGAACCCATCAAAGTAGCAACCTTAAGTACCTTACTTTTCAAGCCTGCGATGGTAGCTGACTCGGGCTCCTATTTCTGTACTGCCAAGGGCCGAGTTGGCTCTGAGCAGCACAGCGACATTGTGAAGTTTGTGGTCAAAG ACTCCTCAAAACTACTCAAGACCAAGACTGAGGCACCTACAACCATGAGACACCCCTTGAAAG CAACATCTACAGTGAAGCAATCCTGGGACTGGACCACTGACGTGGATGGCTACCATGGAGCAACCAGTGCTGGGCCAG AGCATGTCTATGAAGCGGCCAG GGTACATGCCAGAGAGGCCAACGACTCTGGAGATACCATGAGGGTGGCCATCTTCGCAAGTGGCTGCCCCAGTGATGAACCAGCTTCTCAGAATCTGGGCAACAACTACTCTGATGAGCCCTGCATAGGACAGGAGTACCAGATCATCGCCCAGATCAATGGTGACTACGCCCGCCTACTGGACACAGTTCCTCTGGATTATGAGTTTCTGGCCACTGAGGGCAAGACTGCCTGTTAA
- the VSIG4 gene encoding V-set and immunoglobulin domain-containing protein 4 isoform X4 produces MALAVMGILLGLLLLGHLTVDTYGRPILEVPESITGPWKGDVNIPCTYGPLQGYTQVLVKWLVQRGSDPVTIFLRDSSGDHIQQAKYQGRLHVNQKVPGDVSLQLSTLEMDDQSHYTCEITWQTPDGNQVVRDKITELRVRKHSSKLLKTKTEAPTTMRHPLKATSTVKQSWDWTTDVDGYHGATSAGPGKSLPIFAIILIISLCCMVVFTMAYIMLCRKTSQQEHVYEAARVHAREANDSGDTMRVAIFASGCPSDEPASQNLGNNYSDEPCIGQEYQIIAQINGDYARLLDTVPLDYEFLATEGKTAC; encoded by the exons GCCGTCCCATCCTGGAAGTGCCAGAGAGCATAACAGGACCTTGGAAAGGGGATGTGAATATTCCTTGCACCTATGGCCCCCTGCAAGGCTACACCCAAGTCTTGGTGAAGTGGCTGGTACAACGTGGCTCAGACCCTGTCACCATCTTCCTACGTGACTCTTCTGGAGACCATATCCAGCAGGCAAAGTACCAGGGCCGCCTGCATGTGAACCAAAAGGTTCCAGGAGATGTATCCCTCCAATTGAGCACCCTGGAGATGGATGACCAGAGCCACTACACGTGTGAAATCACCTGGCAGACTCCTGATGGCAACCAAGTAGTGAGAGATAAGATTACTGAGCTCCGTGTCCGGAAAC ACTCCTCAAAACTACTCAAGACCAAGACTGAGGCACCTACAACCATGAGACACCCCTTGAAAG CAACATCTACAGTGAAGCAATCCTGGGACTGGACCACTGACGTGGATGGCTACCATGGAGCAACCAGTGCTGGGCCAG GAAAGAGCCTGCCTATCTTtgccatcatcctcatcatctctTTGTGCTGTATGGTGGTTTTTACCATGGCCTATATCATGCTCTGTCGGAAGACATCCCAACAAG AGCATGTCTATGAAGCGGCCAG GGTACATGCCAGAGAGGCCAACGACTCTGGAGATACCATGAGGGTGGCCATCTTCGCAAGTGGCTGCCCCAGTGATGAACCAGCTTCTCAGAATCTGGGCAACAACTACTCTGATGAGCCCTGCATAGGACAGGAGTACCAGATCATCGCCCAGATCAATGGTGACTACGCCCGCCTACTGGACACAGTTCCTCTGGATTATGAGTTTCTGGCCACTGAGGGCAAGACTGCCTGTTAA
- the VSIG4 gene encoding V-set and immunoglobulin domain-containing protein 4 isoform X3, which yields MALAVMGILLGLLLLGHLTVDTYGRPILEVPESITGPWKGDVNIPCTYGPLQGYTQVLVKWLVQRGSDPVTIFLRDSSGDHIQQAKYQGRLHVNQKVPGDVSLQLSTLEMDDQSHYTCEITWQTPDGNQVVRDKITELRVRKLSVSKPTVTTGSGYGFTVPQGMRISLQCQARGSPPISYIWYKEQTNNQEPIKVATLSTLLFKPAMVADSGSYFCTAKGRVGSEQHSDIVKFVVKDSSKLLKTKTEAPTTMRHPLKATSTVKQSWDWTTDVDGYHGATSAGPGKSLPIFAIILIISLCCMVVFTMAYIMLCRKTSQQEHVYEAARIPGWQDPAN from the exons GCCGTCCCATCCTGGAAGTGCCAGAGAGCATAACAGGACCTTGGAAAGGGGATGTGAATATTCCTTGCACCTATGGCCCCCTGCAAGGCTACACCCAAGTCTTGGTGAAGTGGCTGGTACAACGTGGCTCAGACCCTGTCACCATCTTCCTACGTGACTCTTCTGGAGACCATATCCAGCAGGCAAAGTACCAGGGCCGCCTGCATGTGAACCAAAAGGTTCCAGGAGATGTATCCCTCCAATTGAGCACCCTGGAGATGGATGACCAGAGCCACTACACGTGTGAAATCACCTGGCAGACTCCTGATGGCAACCAAGTAGTGAGAGATAAGATTACTGAGCTCCGTGTCCGGAAAC TCTCTGTCTCCAAGCCCACAGTGACAACTGGCAGCGGTTATGGCTTCACAGTGCCCCAGGGAATGAGGATTAGCCTTCAATGCCAGGCTCGGGGTTCTCCTCCCATCAGTTATATTTGGTATAAGGAACAGACTAATAACCAGGAACCCATCAAAGTAGCAACCTTAAGTACCTTACTTTTCAAGCCTGCGATGGTAGCTGACTCGGGCTCCTATTTCTGTACTGCCAAGGGCCGAGTTGGCTCTGAGCAGCACAGCGACATTGTGAAGTTTGTGGTCAAAG ACTCCTCAAAACTACTCAAGACCAAGACTGAGGCACCTACAACCATGAGACACCCCTTGAAAG CAACATCTACAGTGAAGCAATCCTGGGACTGGACCACTGACGTGGATGGCTACCATGGAGCAACCAGTGCTGGGCCAG GAAAGAGCCTGCCTATCTTtgccatcatcctcatcatctctTTGTGCTGTATGGTGGTTTTTACCATGGCCTATATCATGCTCTGTCGGAAGACATCCCAACAAG AGCATGTCTATGAAGCGGCCAG AATCCCTGGGTGGCAGGATCCTGCGAATTAA